One stretch of Longimicrobiaceae bacterium DNA includes these proteins:
- a CDS encoding acetyl-CoA carboxylase carboxyltransferase subunit alpha, with product MATVAPLDFERAIAEVEEQIGHLRGLARERGLDVSTELRSLERKLTGLKQDTFRNLSPIERVQVARHPRRPYTLDYLELAFTDWVELAGDRAFRDDASIVGGWARLDGETVMVIGQQKGRDMKENLRRNFGMPHPEGYRKALRLMKLAEKFNRPLITLIDTPGAYPGIGAEERGQGEAIARNLREMAALKVPSVAIVIGEGGSGGALAIGVADRVLMLENSVYSVISPEGCAAILWKSGSEREKAATAMRITAEDLMGLGVIDEVIPEPAGGAHSDWEETVAAVREALLRHLAELRGMQTDELRRARWAKYMAMGEWRTTR from the coding sequence GTGGCAACGGTAGCCCCCCTGGATTTCGAGCGCGCCATCGCCGAGGTGGAGGAGCAGATCGGGCACCTCCGCGGCCTGGCCCGCGAGCGCGGCCTGGACGTGAGCACCGAACTGCGCTCGCTGGAGCGCAAGCTCACCGGCCTCAAGCAGGACACCTTCCGCAACCTGTCGCCCATCGAGCGCGTGCAGGTGGCGCGGCACCCGCGGCGGCCGTACACGCTGGACTACCTGGAGCTGGCCTTCACCGATTGGGTGGAGCTGGCCGGCGACCGCGCCTTCCGCGACGACGCCAGCATCGTGGGCGGCTGGGCGCGGCTGGACGGCGAGACGGTGATGGTGATCGGGCAGCAGAAGGGGCGCGACATGAAGGAGAACCTGCGCCGCAACTTCGGGATGCCGCACCCCGAGGGCTACCGCAAAGCGCTGCGATTGATGAAATTGGCGGAGAAGTTCAACCGCCCGCTCATCACCCTGATCGACACTCCCGGGGCCTACCCCGGCATCGGCGCCGAGGAGCGCGGGCAGGGCGAGGCCATCGCCCGCAACCTGCGCGAGATGGCCGCGCTCAAGGTCCCCAGCGTGGCCATCGTGATCGGCGAGGGCGGCTCCGGCGGCGCGCTGGCCATCGGCGTGGCCGACCGGGTGCTGATGCTGGAGAACAGCGTCTACTCGGTCATCTCGCCCGAGGGCTGCGCCGCGATCCTGTGGAAGAGCGGCTCGGAGCGCGAGAAGGCGGCGACGGCCATGCGCATCACCGCCGAGGACCTGATGGGCCTGGGCGTGATCGACGAGGTGATCCCCGAGCCCGCCGGCGGCGCGCACTCGGACTGGGAAGAGACGGTGGCCGCGGTGCGCGAGGCGCTCCTGCGGCACCTGGCGGAACTGCGCGGCATGCAGACGGACGAGCTGCGCCGCGCCCGCTGGGCGAAGTACATGGCGATGGGGGAGTGGCGGACGACCCGCTGA
- a CDS encoding GntR family transcriptional regulator: MNQEETRRHLRYRIIGLVHVGRLKPGDPLQSIRQVAKETGADHRAVAAAYRALEAEGLVEIRPGAGVYLALGAGEGAVQSDTERWLSGLLLEAWNRKVSRDELATLVERTAAVPLRCACIESTDDHMVAVSEELKGDFSLDVVPVLVSTSASPDSIPREPLRRADLVVTTAFHATAVRAAALRAGKPCVVLSLNPEFSSAVARTLERGDVTAVISDPRFGVRAKAYLDVSVHRGSFRFVLVDELDGPPGEGLDLESDRVLVTRAARRRLGLPDYHLVLEAPGYISPDSARELCELIVRLGLRTENEDAQ, from the coding sequence GTGAATCAGGAAGAGACGCGGCGGCACCTCCGCTACAGGATCATCGGGCTCGTCCACGTGGGGCGGCTCAAGCCCGGCGACCCGCTGCAGAGCATACGGCAGGTCGCGAAGGAGACGGGGGCCGACCACCGCGCCGTCGCGGCGGCCTACCGGGCACTGGAGGCGGAGGGGCTGGTGGAGATCCGGCCGGGCGCCGGCGTGTACCTGGCGCTCGGCGCGGGCGAGGGCGCCGTGCAGAGCGACACGGAGCGTTGGCTGAGCGGCCTGCTGCTGGAGGCGTGGAACCGGAAGGTGTCGCGCGACGAGCTGGCCACGCTGGTGGAGCGCACCGCCGCGGTCCCGCTGCGCTGCGCCTGCATCGAGAGCACCGACGACCACATGGTCGCCGTGTCCGAAGAGCTGAAGGGCGACTTCTCGCTCGACGTGGTGCCGGTCCTGGTGAGCACCAGCGCGTCTCCGGACTCCATCCCCCGCGAGCCGCTGAGGCGGGCAGACCTGGTGGTGACCACGGCCTTCCACGCGACCGCGGTACGCGCCGCGGCACTGCGCGCCGGCAAGCCGTGCGTGGTGCTCAGCCTCAACCCGGAGTTCTCGTCGGCCGTGGCGCGAACGCTCGAGCGGGGCGACGTCACCGCCGTGATCTCGGACCCGCGGTTCGGCGTCCGCGCGAAGGCGTACCTGGACGTGAGCGTTCACCGAGGCAGCTTCCGCTTCGTCCTCGTCGACGAGCTGGACGGCCCGCCGGGCGAAGGCCTCGATCTGGAGAGCGACCGCGTGCTCGTGACGCGCGCCGCGCGCCGCCGCCTCGGCCTGCCCGACTACCACCTGGTGCTGGAGGCCCCCGGCTACATCTCTCCGGACTCCGCCCGCGAGCTGTGCGAGCTGATCGTCCGTCTCGGCCTCCGCACGGAGAACGAGGATGCGCAGTGA
- a CDS encoding ferritin-like domain-containing protein — METREEPGRGEPLVIARAGDLMFASTRRRFVQRLLAGGAVMMLPSVFSACDGSDDGNDNPLGPGTIPGPVTGVSFDLRSDVGIFRLVHTLEQLEGAFYTAVVASSTFASFSAEEKELFVDLRNTEIIHREFLRTALGSQAVPDIRGSIDTNVLSTILSSRTNIVNTARTFEHIGVAGLNGAGKYLQDARNLLLAGKFASVEARHAAALRDISPPAGQNANTAFAGDDIIDANGRDVKLEAGAVLTRVAATGLLRSGTLASPAITAAPTAAQGVPSADFFPANP; from the coding sequence ATGGAAACCCGAGAAGAGCCGGGCCGGGGGGAACCGTTGGTGATCGCGCGGGCGGGCGACCTCATGTTCGCCAGCACGCGGCGCAGGTTCGTGCAGCGGCTGCTGGCCGGCGGGGCGGTGATGATGCTGCCCAGCGTGTTCTCCGCCTGCGACGGCAGCGACGACGGGAACGACAACCCGCTGGGTCCGGGCACCATCCCGGGCCCCGTCACCGGCGTGTCGTTCGACCTGCGGTCGGACGTGGGGATCTTCCGGCTGGTGCACACGCTGGAGCAGCTGGAGGGTGCCTTCTACACCGCGGTGGTGGCGAGCAGCACCTTCGCCAGCTTCAGCGCCGAGGAGAAGGAGCTGTTCGTGGACCTGCGCAACACCGAGATCATCCACCGCGAGTTCCTGCGCACGGCACTGGGCAGCCAGGCCGTGCCCGACATCCGTGGCTCCATCGACACGAACGTGCTGAGCACCATCCTCTCCAGCCGCACGAACATCGTCAACACCGCGCGCACCTTCGAGCACATCGGGGTGGCGGGGCTGAACGGGGCGGGCAAGTACCTGCAGGACGCGCGCAACCTGCTGCTGGCCGGCAAGTTCGCCTCGGTCGAGGCGCGGCACGCGGCGGCGCTGCGCGACATCTCCCCGCCGGCGGGGCAGAACGCGAACACGGCGTTCGCGGGCGACGACATTATCGACGCGAACGGGCGCGACGTGAAGCTGGAGGCAGGTGCGGTGCTCACGCGCGTGGCCGCCACCGGGCTCCTGCGCTCCGGCACGCTGGCGAGCCCGGCCATCACGGCGGCGCCCACGGCCGCGCAGGGCGTGCCCAGCGCCGACTTCTTCCCCGCCAACCCGTAA
- a CDS encoding ferritin-like domain-containing protein → MEEHQQTVLDGIDPEITERLVSRRDAIRRGAAASSRFAAGIAMASVPVALAALAKESFAQTPADIVDVLKFAFILENLENEFYRAVLGTSAVAAQNNAFAPVRALIPDAAKQAIQQIQKHEQQHVDFLKAVIPQFGGTVVTITANDFDFTGGNGTGAGPFIRATTELDFLLLATQAFEDTGVRAYKGQAGRLLINGNDNADVALESALRIHSVEARHAAKIRRIRRARNPADTSLRFSGYVRGGGIAAAGAGNIANPPAEVVAALNLIYGGATPESNTQHVVFNGTSAVMIDAATLTGLDVIDATERTAAATQAFDEPLTKDEVINIVKNFIKDDPARGLP, encoded by the coding sequence ATGGAAGAGCATCAGCAGACGGTCCTGGACGGGATCGACCCGGAGATCACGGAGCGCCTGGTTTCGCGGCGCGACGCCATCCGGCGGGGGGCGGCGGCGAGCAGCCGGTTCGCGGCCGGCATCGCCATGGCCTCGGTGCCGGTGGCGCTGGCCGCGCTCGCCAAGGAGTCGTTCGCGCAGACGCCGGCCGACATCGTGGACGTGCTCAAGTTCGCCTTCATCCTTGAGAACCTGGAGAACGAGTTCTACCGCGCGGTGCTGGGCACCAGTGCCGTGGCCGCGCAGAACAACGCCTTTGCCCCGGTCCGCGCCCTGATTCCCGACGCGGCCAAGCAGGCGATCCAGCAGATCCAGAAGCACGAGCAGCAGCACGTGGACTTCCTCAAGGCCGTGATCCCGCAGTTCGGCGGCACGGTGGTGACCATCACGGCCAACGACTTCGACTTCACCGGCGGCAACGGCACGGGGGCGGGGCCGTTCATCCGCGCCACCACGGAGCTGGACTTCCTGCTCCTGGCCACGCAGGCGTTCGAGGACACCGGCGTGCGCGCGTACAAGGGCCAGGCGGGCCGGCTGCTCATCAACGGCAACGACAACGCCGACGTGGCGCTGGAGAGCGCGCTCCGCATCCACAGTGTGGAGGCGCGGCACGCGGCCAAGATCCGCCGCATCCGCCGGGCGCGGAACCCCGCCGACACGTCGCTGCGCTTCAGCGGCTACGTGCGCGGCGGCGGGATCGCCGCGGCGGGCGCGGGCAACATCGCCAACCCGCCGGCGGAGGTGGTGGCTGCGCTGAACCTCATCTACGGCGGCGCGACGCCGGAGAGCAACACGCAGCACGTGGTGTTCAACGGCACCAGCGCGGTGATGATCGATGCGGCCACCCTCACGGGCCTGGACGTGATCGACGCCACCGAGCGCACGGCGGCGGCCACGCAGGCCTTCGACGAGCCGCTGACCAAGGACGAGGTCATCAACATCGTCAAGAACTTCATCAAGGACGATCCGGCGCGCGGGCTGCCTTGA
- a CDS encoding acyl-CoA dehydrogenase family protein — protein sequence MSDKNARNAPTEQESRDVAEAARETEWTAPSFVRELFLGNFRLDLIHPYPQQTPEDKAKTDAYVEKLRAFMDTVDSDAIDRTGELPPEVVQGLKDMGAFGMKIPEEYGGIGLSQVGYGRAIQTVTSRDGSLTALLSAHQSIGVPQPIKMFGTPEQKKKYLPRLAKGAVSAFALTEPAVGSDPAAMTTTATLTEDGEAFILNGEKLWCTNGLIAELLVVMARTPSKMKNGKEIPQITAFVVEADTPGVEITARCRFMGLKAIQNAVIRFDNVRVPRENIILGEGKGLKLALMTLNTGRLTLPMSAAAGGKVAVEICRKWASERVQWGAPVGKHDAVAQMLGAMAANTFAMESMAELSSALADQARNDIRLEAAIAKLWTTEAGWKIMDDCLQIRGGRGYETADSLANRGEVPIPVERMMRDFRINLIFEGSSEIMKLFIAREAVDTHLQVAGDLIKPGISAGQKLAAMGKAGIHYAGWLPKRFVGWGHWPRYGEFGELATHLRFIDRTSRKLARTLFYAMGIYQAKLERKQKLLGRFVDIGGELYAMSAAVVRAQSLRGGPNGAEAVQMADVFCLRARKKIEAIFGELFNNEDDATYRLSQDVLKGKHAWLEQGAMQAVPDRPLAPAPGDGEAAVGRKVSGERVATQVGAGG from the coding sequence ATGAGTGACAAGAACGCCCGGAACGCTCCCACCGAGCAGGAGTCGCGCGACGTCGCCGAGGCGGCGCGGGAGACGGAGTGGACCGCGCCCAGCTTCGTACGCGAGCTTTTCCTCGGGAACTTCCGGCTGGACCTGATCCACCCGTACCCGCAGCAGACGCCCGAGGACAAGGCCAAGACCGACGCCTACGTGGAGAAGCTGCGCGCGTTCATGGACACCGTCGATTCCGACGCCATCGACCGCACCGGCGAGCTTCCGCCCGAGGTGGTGCAGGGCCTCAAGGACATGGGCGCCTTCGGGATGAAGATCCCCGAGGAGTACGGCGGCATCGGGCTGAGCCAGGTGGGCTACGGCCGCGCCATCCAGACGGTGACTAGCCGCGACGGCTCGCTCACCGCGCTGCTCAGCGCGCACCAGTCCATCGGGGTGCCGCAGCCCATCAAGATGTTCGGCACGCCGGAGCAGAAGAAGAAGTACCTGCCGCGCCTGGCCAAGGGCGCGGTCTCGGCCTTCGCGCTCACCGAGCCGGCCGTGGGCTCCGACCCCGCCGCGATGACCACGACCGCCACGCTCACGGAAGACGGCGAGGCGTTCATCCTGAACGGCGAGAAGCTGTGGTGCACGAACGGGCTCATCGCCGAGCTGCTGGTGGTGATGGCGCGCACGCCCAGCAAGATGAAGAACGGCAAGGAGATCCCGCAGATCACCGCCTTCGTGGTCGAGGCCGACACGCCGGGCGTGGAGATCACCGCCCGCTGCCGCTTCATGGGCCTGAAGGCGATCCAGAACGCGGTGATCCGCTTCGACAACGTGCGGGTGCCGCGCGAGAACATCATCCTGGGCGAGGGCAAGGGCCTGAAGCTCGCGCTGATGACGCTGAACACCGGCCGCCTCACCCTGCCCATGTCTGCGGCGGCGGGCGGCAAGGTGGCGGTGGAGATCTGCCGCAAGTGGGCCAGCGAGCGCGTGCAGTGGGGCGCGCCCGTGGGCAAGCACGACGCGGTGGCGCAGATGCTGGGCGCGATGGCGGCCAACACCTTCGCCATGGAGTCGATGGCCGAGCTGTCCAGCGCGCTGGCGGACCAGGCGCGCAACGACATCCGCCTGGAGGCGGCCATCGCAAAGCTGTGGACGACCGAGGCGGGCTGGAAGATCATGGACGACTGCCTCCAGATCCGCGGCGGCCGCGGCTACGAGACGGCCGACTCGCTCGCCAACCGCGGCGAGGTGCCGATACCCGTGGAGCGGATGATGCGCGACTTCCGCATCAACCTGATCTTCGAGGGATCTAGCGAGATCATGAAGCTGTTCATCGCCCGCGAGGCGGTGGACACGCACCTGCAGGTGGCGGGCGACCTGATCAAGCCGGGCATCAGCGCCGGGCAGAAGTTGGCGGCCATGGGCAAGGCGGGCATCCACTACGCCGGCTGGCTGCCCAAGCGCTTCGTGGGCTGGGGCCACTGGCCGCGCTACGGCGAGTTCGGCGAGCTGGCCACGCACCTGCGCTTCATCGACCGTACGTCGCGCAAGCTGGCCCGCACGCTCTTCTACGCGATGGGGATCTACCAGGCCAAGCTGGAGCGCAAGCAGAAGCTGCTGGGCCGCTTCGTGGACATCGGCGGCGAGTTGTACGCCATGTCGGCCGCGGTCGTGCGCGCGCAGTCGCTGCGCGGCGGGCCCAACGGCGCCGAGGCGGTGCAGATGGCCGACGTGTTCTGCCTGCGCGCCCGCAAGAAGATCGAGGCGATCTTCGGCGAGCTGTTCAACAACGAGGACGACGCCACCTACCGGCTGTCGCAGGACGTGCTGAAGGGCAAGCACGCCTGGCTGGAGCAGGGCGCGATGCAGGCGGTGCCGGACCGGCCGCTCGCCCCCGCGCCCGGCGACGGCGAGGCCGCCGTGGGCCGCAAGGTTTCCGGCGAGCGCGTGGCCACCCAGGTCGGCGCCGGCGGCTGA